From the Bacteroidota bacterium genome, the window CAATAGCCAGCCACAACGGCAAACCGATCGTGAGGACCAGCAACGATACAACAAAATCAATGATCCGTTTAGAACTCTCTTCCCATGCAGCCATGGGCTCTGGCAGCACCTCCACCAGTGGCAACCCATAGATATGCTCCGTACGGGCCATGCCACCTATAACCGAGTAAAAATCAGGGACCAGCTTGAGAGAAACCGATTTGCCGTCACAAAGCCGGAGAATTTCCATGAGTTCACTCTGTTGTCCGGGCTCAAGTGCAATGAGCACATCTTGCACATCCAGCAAATCGATCAATTCTGGCAGCGTTTCGAGGTGACGCAATTCGCCCGTGGGCAACACTTCAATGTCATAATTTGACCCATCCCCGCCGAGCCCTTCTGTACCCCACTGCCCGGCTATGACGGGCTGTCGCGATTCCTGAGACTGACTGATACGCAGTGTGCCAACAACGTTAAGGCCGGCAGCAGGATACTTTGCAACGTCTTGATGCAGCTTCTCCACCCGGTCGCCCCAACCTACAATCAGGGCTTTGTGTGTACCATAACCGCGTATAATCAGCGCTTTCTGGATGGTACGCACCAGAATACGGCCCGTAGCTACGGCGCCATAGACCACCCCGCCGTAGAAAAATATTTCAGCACGCGTTGTCCCGGTTTGCAGGGTATCGATAAAAATAGCGAAGATGAGCACAAGGATGCCGGCTGCTACTACCTTCATCAACGATATTAGCTCATCAAATCGACTCGCAGCATACCGCTCCCGGTACATCCCGAAAAAGAAGAAAACCGTTATCCAGTAAAGCGCCAGCCCGGCAATCACAAAACGAACTTCGGGGTAGGTGTCGGGTTGTTCAAACCATATCCACTCAAACCGGGCCAAATAATACAGATACGAGGCAGCGCAGACTGCAAATAAATCTGCAATCAGCAAAGCGATGAGTTCAGCTTTTCGCGTCACGGATACTGCCTGGAAAGTTCTACAATACAGAAAACACACACAAACGCGCCGGAGCTACGTCGAAGTCTTCTTTTGTGTCGTGTTGTAGCGATTTGCCTATAGCGATGTGGGCTAGGAGTGGGTACCTGATTTGAAAAAGAATATACTATCTGTTCTTTTATGATGTCTCATTAAAAAAGTTTTACAGGCAAATTTGCCTGATTTTTTATCTATACCGGAGATTTAACAAGCAACATGCCATCTTCCGCTGCCAATACTATCAGTTTTCTGGATCGATATCGCGAAATCATAGATGATTGGCCGGCTTTTTTTGATGCCGTACATGCACCGCTCCCCCAAACAATCTGGGCCAACACGCTCAAAACAACGCCCGCGGCACTGGCATCCAGGCTCCCCTTAAAGCCAATCGCCTGGTATCCGGGCGCATTTCGGTTCAACACTCCGGTAAAGGCAGCCACCCTAATGCCGTATCTGGCTGGCCACTACCAGATTCAGGAAGAAGCTGCGTTGCTACCGGCGTTCCTCATGCAACCGAAGCCAGAAGATACCATTCTTGACCTTTGCGCGGCACCCGGCAATAAGACGGTTCAGATGGCAATGATGATGCAATCCAGAGGACTGGTGGTTGCAAATGACAGGAGCAGGCCCCGGCTCGATATTCTTCGCCGATCCATCAACCGGCTTGGGCTCACCAACATCGGCGTGACCGTATACGATGCAACTTCTTACATCGGCGCGCCGGCCAGTTACGATCACATTCTCGCGGATGTCCCGTGTACAGGTGAAGGCACCGTTCGTCGTGCAAAAAACAAAATGCGGGGTATATCCAATAGCCGCCGGCAAAGCCTCCAGAATATCCAGCGCGCCATTCTTAACCGGGCTATAAAGCTATGCAAACCAGGTGGACGAATCGTATACGCAACCTGTACCTTTGCACCCGAAGAAAATGAAGCTGTCGTTCATGCTGCGCTTGAGCATTTTGAGGGCAAAATTGCAATTGTGCCGTGTGCAGCAGACGGCCTCCAAACTACGCCTGGACTTACATCTTGGCAGGGCCAGCAATACCATCCGGACCTGACGCTGACGCATCGCATCTGGCCGCATCACAATGATACAGGCGGATTTTTTGTTGCTGTACTGAAGAAAACAGGTCCGACAACACAGCTAACAACATCACAAGAGGAAGCCACGCAGCCAACCCATCCACTTGCTGCCATTGCCTCTATCTTCGAAACGCGCTTTGGGCTCCCAACCCATGCATTCGACGGTTTAAACCTCCATCCTTTTGGCAAATTCATGGCCATCCGCAGCTTTGAGCGCGTTCCGGCAGGCGCACCGGAATTAATACTTGCCGGCCTCCCGTTTTGCAAACCACCTGACAAACCACAGAAAATGAAAACAGGAGCAAGTATGCGATGGGGTGCGATGGCAACAAAAAATGTGATTACCCTGACGGAAGCGCAAGCGTTTAGATTTGGTGAGTCGCAAGAGATCGGCCTTCAAGAGCGTCAACTGCCTGATGAGGCAACGCAAGGATATGTTATTGCCCGCTATAAAGATATGTATCTGGGACTGGGCTTTTTGCGGACAAACGGCGGCGAGGCCAAATTGGAAAGCTTGTTACCCAAACACTGGGTACACGCCCTGAACAAGCTGTAAACGGTGCAAATTACTCCAGGCGAAAACGGAAGGTAACGGTCCCAACCTGATTTTCCTGCGGTACATTTGGTGGCAGCGGGTTAAAACGCCAGTCCTGCAAAGCTTTCAGCACAGATTGCTCCAGGCGCGGGTTGCCTTTGAGAAGGGGAATTTGCTGAATGATTTCGCCACTTGGATTTACCGTCACCCTGACACGAATCGTCACATTCACTTTGTCTGTATAAACAGGCCGGACAACGCGCACAGGAGTGCGGTTCAAGCCCTCAATCTGGAAAGGTGCAGCTTTATCTTCGTCTGCTGCCTCTCCCTGGTCGCCGGTTTCAGCACCACTATTTCCTTCTACCGCGCCACTGCCCAAAGGCTTGATGGTTTTTGGCTGCTCTACTTCCTCTTCATCAATTTGCTCTTCTTCCTCCGGCTCCTCCGGTTTAATTGCCTCAACTTCTGTTTCTGGCGCAGAAATCGGAGGCTCTTCTGTAGCAAGTTCGGGCACGTCTGGCAAATCTACTGGTTTAGAGATTTCAGGATCTGCCGGCGCCGGCGGTTCTTCGATTTCAGGCTCAGGTTCAGGCTGCTTCTGCTCTACCTGTTCTTGCTGGTCAGGTGCCTCTTGCACAGGCCGTCCTTCTGAAAAAGTCCCAAAATCTACCTGGATAAAGCCAATACGGTCGGACACCTTCGGCTCTTGTTTGATCACAAGAAAAAGCAGGAGCAGCAGCGCGTGTATAAACAAGCTGCTTACCATCCCTATCATGTCACTACGCGTCATCGAACTCTTTTTGCTAAATCCTTTGGTTTGGGTATAACGCTACCGGGGCTAAAATAGTGCCTGAACGGTTCATTTCCTCATGATACAAACATTTTTGAGGTTAGACACCTCCTTTCACTGAAGGTTTTCAAGTATCCAGGCACAAGTTTCCCGAAGAAGCCTCCCGCCAGCATACTCCTCACTCAAAACTCCTCACTCCAAACTCCTCACTCCAAACTCCTCACTCAAAAAAGTCCAGCCACTTTCTCCGTTGTTGGCTGCCAAACAATACCCCTTTCTGTAATGATCGCTGCGATGTTGGCTGCTGGCGTAACATCGAAGGCAGGATTATAGACG encodes:
- a CDS encoding sugar transferase: MTRKAELIALLIADLFAVCAASYLYYLARFEWIWFEQPDTYPEVRFVIAGLALYWITVFFFFGMYRERYAASRFDELISLMKVVAAGILVLIFAIFIDTLQTGTTRAEIFFYGGVVYGAVATGRILVRTIQKALIIRGYGTHKALIVGWGDRVEKLHQDVAKYPAAGLNVVGTLRISQSQESRQPVIAGQWGTEGLGGDGSNYDIEVLPTGELRHLETLPELIDLLDVQDVLIALEPGQQSELMEILRLCDGKSVSLKLVPDFYSVIGGMARTEHIYGLPLVEVLPEPMAAWEESSKRIIDFVVSLLVLTIGLPLWLAIGLLIRLSSRGPAIYRQQRVGYQGRVFTMLKFRTMREDAEAETGPVWAKENDPRYTAIGRWLRKTRIDEVPQFWNVLKGEMSLVGPRPERPFFVNKLAEEIPLYTRRSRVKPGITGWAQVTWHYDSNLEDVKQKVKYDLFYIANMSLRMDLKILFLTVKTAILGRGH
- a CDS encoding RsmB/NOP family class I SAM-dependent RNA methyltransferase; the encoded protein is MPSSAANTISFLDRYREIIDDWPAFFDAVHAPLPQTIWANTLKTTPAALASRLPLKPIAWYPGAFRFNTPVKAATLMPYLAGHYQIQEEAALLPAFLMQPKPEDTILDLCAAPGNKTVQMAMMMQSRGLVVANDRSRPRLDILRRSINRLGLTNIGVTVYDATSYIGAPASYDHILADVPCTGEGTVRRAKNKMRGISNSRRQSLQNIQRAILNRAIKLCKPGGRIVYATCTFAPEENEAVVHAALEHFEGKIAIVPCAADGLQTTPGLTSWQGQQYHPDLTLTHRIWPHHNDTGGFFVAVLKKTGPTTQLTTSQEEATQPTHPLAAIASIFETRFGLPTHAFDGLNLHPFGKFMAIRSFERVPAGAPELILAGLPFCKPPDKPQKMKTGASMRWGAMATKNVITLTEAQAFRFGESQEIGLQERQLPDEATQGYVIARYKDMYLGLGFLRTNGGEAKLESLLPKHWVHALNKL
- a CDS encoding TonB family protein, with the translated sequence MTRSDMIGMVSSLFIHALLLLLFLVIKQEPKVSDRIGFIQVDFGTFSEGRPVQEAPDQQEQVEQKQPEPEPEIEEPPAPADPEISKPVDLPDVPELATEEPPISAPETEVEAIKPEEPEEEEQIDEEEVEQPKTIKPLGSGAVEGNSGAETGDQGEAADEDKAAPFQIEGLNRTPVRVVRPVYTDKVNVTIRVRVTVNPSGEIIQQIPLLKGNPRLEQSVLKALQDWRFNPLPPNVPQENQVGTVTFRFRLE